The sequence below is a genomic window from Balearica regulorum gibbericeps isolate bBalReg1 chromosome 9, bBalReg1.pri, whole genome shotgun sequence.
TCCTATTGTTTTGACTATTGTGTTTGTTATTATATTGGTTTTATCTTGTTTCATAAGCTATTTACAGAACAATAAGCTTGTGCATATAGAGGCTGGTCCAGAtctgttttaaagcagaacTAGAGCCTGATAGCCTGTTGTTGGCATGGGTCCCAAGAGTTTTCCTACACAAGCTGTGCTGTGGGACTGTAGTAAAGAAGCTGCGGAGGCAGTTGTGCGGCTGTGCTGCCCTCCTGGCCAGTATCAGATTTGAATTCCTGTCTGTTTTTCCAAGTTGAACCAAAAAGCCTGTTGTAGCACAGGCTCTGATGGGGCTCACCATACTAGTGCTGACCGAGTTTGCAGGTGCTCTGTTGTAGACTTAAATCTTGCAGTTGTCCAAGCTTGAAGCGCGTTGCAGAGCTCTAGCAGAATGCAGTCAGCGTGCTTTGAGGGGTGAGCTCCAGACTTGGGAACAGATTCGGGTGATACTTTGCTAAAACTGTACATGTGTCACTGCTGGATAACCTTCTGTGTCGAGGGACACTTCTGCCTTGGTGCTCCTGGGAGCTTGTTCCTGTGATTAACCAGCTCTGTTTGTTCCCAGATCTTAGCAGGACTGTATATTAAAATCCATGCTGTTCAAATAAACCTGCTCTGCCAGGCATTGAAGCTCAGGCTGTTATTTCACTGCTATTCAGGTGTGTTGTCACCTGACTTTTTATCAGTAATGACTTAATTtatatcattttctttctcctttggtatcaagaaaatctgaattcagTAGCTCAGgtacatatgtgtgtgtctgcCTTCAGATGAGTCAACACAAAGCCAAATCTTGGATAAAGTACATGGAATCTGCTGAGAATCCAGGCAAATACAACTCTTGCCTATGGGAGGCATTGCTCTATGCTCCAATTCTTCAAAAGCACAAGAGGGTCTTCAAACATTTCAATAACTTTGAGCCTAATGAGATAAATATTTTAGGCGGGGAAAAAAACTACTATTTTTCACTTGGCTGGGAAAATCCTGTTTCTGTTGCAATTGTATTTTTGTACCCTCTGAGACTCAAACTGAGgatttaatgcaaaaatatccAAATCAGCACTGAGGCATTTGTGTAAGACAGGTTTTGGAAGTGTTGAGCAATAAAGGGGCCTTGATGTCTGCTGTGGGACTATTCATATGTATGGTGCTATTCATATTAAAACATGTGCCTAAATGCTTTGTCAAGGTGGAGTCTAAATCTGAATACTGCTTTTGATAAACAAATACGTCCTTCCAATTGGGATTCAAATGATCAAGGAACAAAAGATGTCTGAGGGCAATTCCCAGGTCATTTCCTGCAAAGCGTTGCATGCCCTTGTTTTCCATGCATTTTAGAAGAGGCTGAGAGTCCTCTGATCCTGATGCATGACAGTGTCTTGGAGcttaaagcaaaaaatgaatGTCTTGTTTGTATCCTGTGTAACACGGAGCAGAGTACTTTGACATGTGATTACTGAGCCCAGTAATTTGAATTTCTATTTGTATATTGAGTTTTCTTTGTGGTAACTCAAATCCTAATGTCTTCTAGGCAGTCTGCAGGCCACTCGGGCTTTGATGGTGGCTGCTATACTCCTGGGCCTTGTCGCTGTATTTGTTGCTGTGACTGGCATGAAATGTATGAAGTGCATGGAAGATGATCAGGTGAAGAAGATGCGGATGGCTGTCTTTGGTGGGGTGATTTTCATCATTGCAGGTTGGTAACATACAGATGTGTTAGTGTTACATGTGCCATTTCCTAAATGGCACTTACCTCACATAGGATGTGAGAGGATGGGGGGGTTTGCTGGCATTGCTCCAAGAGCAGTTTGGGCTGGGAATTCCCTAGAGAGGACTTTGGCACAGTAGCTGCTGGCTGTCTGAGACAGCAAATAGGTCTCTTGGCACTAGCATTATGTCTTCTGTGTGGACTGTATGCCTTCCATCTCTATTAGCAGAGCTGAGTTTGACCTGGATGCCCTGCTCCAGTGAAAGGCTGTTAGCAGTCCTGCTGTTGATGCCATGTAACTGTGGGTGACCTcaaatcttttctgaatttctttcccAACCAGCACTAAGTAACAGCTCAGATCTTCCCAGGGTAGCAGCAGCTCAGTATCACTCCAAATGCTGGTTTAGCTACATAACATTTTTGCAGTGATCTTATTTATTTTGGGTTCCTTCTCAATAAGGTATGACTTTGTGTTCCTTTCCCATGCAGGTTTGGCAGCGCTGGTGGCCACGTCATGGTATGGCAACAGAGTGGCTCGGGCCTTTTATGACCCTTTCACCCCTGTCAACACCAGGTACTGACCCATTTGATATAACACTATACTATAGCATGACAAATGTTCACAGGGCTTAGTTTTGAGTAGCCATGGCTCAAAACAAATAGAATTTCTTGAGCTAGCTGAGCTGGCTTCAAACTGTGCAGAAAAAGCATTAGGACCACATCTCATAATCCATGCGGCTATTAAGCATTGGCTTTGTTTTAAGGCAGCATCACTGTCAGACCTAGCTGCTGTGACTTGTGCATTTTTCCTCTGATAAATGTTTAAGGCCTGGTTTGCACAGAGCTTagccctcctgcagctgtgcAGGGTGAGCTGACAGACTGGACTAACCCAGTGTGCAAAGCTGAGCTTTGAGGGTCAGCAGAGTCTCTGGCTGCTCCAAACTGCTGCCTTCCAAGAAGCCACTTCAATCCTGATTTCAGctcccttctgctctgtgttGACATGCTAATACTCTAATCCAGAGGTGCTACTTGTAGTACTCactttcttccttgtttctcCCCCAGATTTGAGTTTGGATCAGCTCTCTTCATTGGCTgggcagctgcttctctggcCATGCTGGGGGgagccttcctctgctgctcctgtccGCGGAGAGAAACTTCATATCCACCCACCCGAGGCTATCCAAAAAACGCCCCCTCCACAGGGAAGGATTATGTATaatgaaacaaagaacaacAACCGCCAGCACTGGTAGTGAAAGCATTTTGGAGAGGACGCTGCAATGCCACTGTCCTGAGCAGAGTTCAGACTCTAGGTTctgccttccttttctcccaaaaatgtgtatatttttgTAATCCTCTTTGCTACTGGAcataacttctcttttttctcccagcccgtggaggaaggcTAGCCTAGGTTGATAGGTGTTGCCACTGGAAAGATGAAACCTCCAAGCTTGGGTTAAGTTTAGTATTTGGGAGTCAAAGGGAAAATGATACTGTGTTTTTTAGATGGATGTTGGTgcttttttagttgtttttgtaaaaaaaaaaaaaaagatggcaacAATTCAGTCCCATATTCCATTAAGTTAGAGCCCAGTGTGGTGTGTGTAGGAATTAAAGGAACATATATTATATACAAAGTGATGAAACCAATAGCTTAAGGGGAAACATAATTTTAGGGAAAAGACTTTACATGTAGGAATGTTTGAAGAGATCTAAAATGTTCTTGTACTGTCTTACTGGCGTTGTCATCTTGAGCAGTCTCCTTTCTGTGCAGATTGGCGTGGCAAAGGGTCAGACACAATGAAGTTGCTGTGACTTAAACTGAAATCTGTAATTGTCCGTGCACATGCTGCTGGGCCAACAGAAGATGCAGTGTAAGGTGGCTTGGCTTAACTGTATGTCATCGCTCTTTTGACAAGATCTTGTAGGTTGACTGTGTCAGAGACAAAGGCTGCAAAATTGTGGGTACAGAGGTTAGCAACTCCCAAAGCAGCTGCAGGTTTCCCTGGTACCAAGGGAAGagctaaagaaaaacagttgctGTCTGTTTTCACTGGGTGTCTCTGGTggggctgttgctgctgttccttAGACACTGAGTGCTGCCAGGGATTGTTTCCTCCATGTTCCCACCCCATGTTCCTAGTACCTAACTGAGCTTGAAGCTTTATCCCATTGTGTGTTACAGGCCACTTATAACAAACCCCTATCTCCTTGAGTCTTTCTCATTTTGGCTTGGTTACCGATCTCAGTTTGCCTTGCGCAGCTAAATGTGTTAAACCAAATTGAATGTGCTGCCGCTCCCTGATGTTTCCCCAAGGATACCTCACATGCTGCCATTTGATCCTGTCTTTCTTCTTGTAAACACTTCCAGTGATATGAAGGCAAATTCCAAGGAAACTGACCCAAGGGTTAcggcattttcttttaatccaaGCTCtccaaagaggaagaaactagcattttaaagataaagCCATCCTTGCATATTAGGtcatatctaaaaaaaaaaagcagctcaaaaGTTCCCACCCCTTCCTCTGAAACACCCAGTCACTTGGTGTTTGGCTAACACTGGCTGAGGCTGTCTCATCGTTCCTAGAAGGATGGTACCAGTTCTCCAAAGCTAAACCTTGCTTTTTCTACAGAAGGAAACTGGTTGCTTCTGACCAGGCTTTATAATTGTGTATGTATTCAGAGGCATCAGATGTCTTGATTTCCTTCTGTAGACAGGGAGAACCTCTGGGGCTGAGCAATGTACCAACCATGGCATTGGTGGTTTGTATAAGCCTTGTACCTCTGTTTGACCTGACTCTCTGCAACATAAATCAAAGTTACTAAAAGAAACCAACCAGAGCATTTGCTTCGGGCTTGAGTTGATGTTGGCCTGTACTTGGAGCTGGGTCATGTGGCTTCCACTTCTCCATGGAGAATTGCCCATGCACAGCAGCTGACTTGTGACACCTCGTCTTAGGAGGTGGCAGCTCAGGTCACATTGAAGAGCTACTGAAGTCTGTGCTTTTGTATTTACATTAACCCTGAGCCAGGGAGCAGATGCTTGTATTGGGAACTTGTATAAAGTGTTTAAACAATTTCAATAAATggacttttttaaagaaaatcagactgcattgcttcatttcttggttttgcatggaagagatggggggggtggggcaTGGTCTTTTGAGAGCTTGCCTGCTAGTGTGAAGCTTGTTTAGCTGTGTGTATCTACAGCAGACATAGGTGGGGACAAATTTTCTGCAGTGAGTCAGGCAGTTGTGGCCTCTGGCAGAAACTCACCCAGTAATCTGCTACGATTGCAGCCCAGGAACCAGAAGGTCtgctcctcagcaaggcaggctGTGCCCTGGGTGGAgcaggaaggggcagggggaaggcagATTGTTCCCTTGCAGGGGAGTGGGAGCTACAAGAATGGGGAAGGGATGGGGTACGGAGCCAAGGCACTCCCAGGAGAGATGCTCTGTTTCAGTAGTGCTTTGCTCTCTGAAGCTTTATCTGGGGTAGGGTATGTGCAAGCTGTGGCTATCTGTACAAGATCTTTTGCTTCTAGAGCAGGAAGAGATCTGCTGATCTGTTTGTCTTGTAAAAACTCTTCAGTGCAATTCCTTGACATTTCTGGGTTAACAGGATTGTGAAGAGATGGGCCCTGGGAGGATCCATCTCACTGAAAAGCCCTCTTGGGAGGTACTGTGCTTGCTCCCAGCTGTGACAATGAGCACAACCAGGGAGATGGGTGCATTTTTGCAGGCCAGGTAGAAAATGGTTCCAGCTGGAGGCAGTTTCTTCTAACCTGCACTGATACTGCTCCAGGGTAGCAAGGCTCTGTCCCCCTTGCTTCTGCCTGGCCTGGAAGCCTTTTTCCATTCACCAGGGCTCTTGTGTTCATCCCTTTCACATTTTCAAGTACATGTGATGAGaggcaaacttttaaaaaaccaTTTTCTTAAGCTCAGTCAAGGAGCTGCCACCTCCATTCCCTCTCTCTCCAAtggctgtttgcttttgtaattACAAACAAAAGGAATAGAGCTAATTAGGCCTTGTAAAGCTGGCAGAGCAAAACAGCCAGGCATGTGGCTGGCTGAGTGAGCTTGCAGTGCCTGGAGCAGACTGGTTGCCTTGGCATAGTTTGGGGTCTATGGTCATTCTTATTCCAACCTGTCAATTAGTCAAGGATTTCcattaagattaatttttttcccatgttttcatGCTCACTCCCTTTCCAAGGACTGTTGCAAGTTCCGCTCTGAAGTTTCCTGGGcagaaaaacagggaaggaaagcaatCCCACCTATAAAATGGACAGTAGGACTTCTCAGCTGCTGGCAAAAATAGGCTGTTGCAGGAGATGCAGGTCTGCGTGTGAGGCTGGCCCAGAGGAAAGAGCCAGAGGCTAGCTTGTTTGCTATACTTTGTGTGACAAAATCACAGCCAAACTTGTGTTCAGATATGGTTTGTGGATTGccggctggctggctggcaagCCAAGGATGAAGTTTGGGGGTAAACATAGTTTCATACGGCTCGTGATCCTAATTCCTGTACAGTGGCGAACAAGGGGCAGAGTATTTCTTGGAGGGGTGATGTCTCAACAGATGACCTTGACCCTGCTTGGGAGGGAGCTTTCCAACCCTTTTCCCCAGCCTTTCATGTATGATCATATGTCACTCAACCGttttttctgcatctcttttGCCGTCTTTGCTGTATGTTGCATAGAAAAGGAGTAACATGAGTTGAAAATTGGGGGACAGTTTCCCACTGGATTTCAATCCTTGCATGTCACTGACATTCCTCCTGCTAAAGCTATCTTGCGATGaaatgatggcatttgtctGTACAGACAATGGGAACTTTGACTGTTTCTTGGCATCTTCCTCCACACCGTTATTTATTATTCACATGGTGCCAGAGCTGTGTATACTGTGCACGGAACTTCACTGTCAGTGGGAATTACATGCTCGTTTATATTACTTAGATACTTCAAAGAAGTAAGTGAGCTCAATATGTTTTTGGGTTAGCATCGGCCTGTTGGATTTCTTGGCTTCTCCAacttaataattttaagaagCTGTCTCTGCTAATGCTTTTATCAGATTCAGCTTCTGATTTACACACGAGCTTCTTATAATAAATCTGCCTTTGTTTCCTGTACTGCTCTGAGCACGTAGATATAGCGTATTGAAGCACGGAAAACTCTGATAATGGAGATCTCAGAAATAACCACTAGAGCTGGTGACAGCTGGTGATAAAAATGTTTGCGAAATACTCATGCAAGCTCAGAATCTTTTTAATATAAGgcacaagaagaaataatagCATTACtgagggaaagaaattaatgtagCACTTCTGCTTAAGAGCAAACCCCAGAAACACCAGTAACTGCCTGAAGTTGCTCAAATGTAGCAGATTTACAAGCCTAAATAAGTAACCAAACCGAAAGAGCTCAAGCCTTTGTCCTGAGCATGGAGACATATGCAATAATTCTGGGGCAGCCAGTGAATTGACAGTGATGTAAAATTGTCTCAGTGTTTTCACAAAGGACATCTAAAAGAtatcaacagcagcagcatcttctccCAGGGTCTTACACCAGTGTCTAGCTGAAAAGGCATCCTGCAGAGTCAGCCATGTTTGCACTGTGGTAGGGCTGCAGTCAAATCTTGCAGTGTAAAACCTCTTCCGTGGCCAAACACAGTCCTGCCAGCAAGTAGCACCCATATGCCATCAGGAATTCTCCCTCACAACACTGTTTGCCCTCCAGCTGGCAGAAGAGATGCTGTGTCACACCGAGCACAGACAGGGTTGCTCACCACAGAGCTGGTCCAGGTGCCTGCATTTTTCAGAGGGTGCCACAGTTTACCCCACCAACCACAGACTCACAACAACCATGTGTTTCAGCTGAGGCTTTGCATCCAACTGAGCAACTGACCTGGACTTTCCAAACTGACCATTTGATTGCAACACAAACAACATTGCAAGGATTTCCTTATTATCCCCATTTATTAAACTCTTCATTCCTCCAATCCCACTAGTTCCTTAATTTGCTTGGTTGCCATTTCCCATCTTCTAGAAGCCCAGCCTGCGACAAGGAGATTGCTTTTCTATGGCACGTTGCTTTGCACCCTGTCTGCAGTTCCCACAGAAGTCCTGCACACTATGGCATCTGCATCActgagcagaaagggaaaaacactCCTTTGTTGAGCCTCATGTGCTTGATTGGAAAACATCCCAACTCCTACAGCTTTTCCAGAAAAGCCCTGCCTGGATTCCTAGCATACTGCGTCAGGGACTTGGTGTTTCTAGGGTCTACGTTTCCTACCGAGACCTGCCAGAGACACCCTGAGCCCCCAGCCATGAGAACCTGTGGgtgcttctgctctgctgtctCAGGGGCTGCAAGCAGCTGCCAGCTGGTGGGTCCTACCTGGGCTGGGGGTGAGCACCAGGCAACCCATCTGCCAGGTTTGCCTCGAGGCACAGAAACTACCCTCCACTACTGTCTGGTTCATCAGCCAGGCCTAGAGGCAGGTTTCATGTCAGGAACCTGAATTTTGATGTTGTTTCCCATATTTAGGTATTTTTGTATGTTCAGGTTTTGCCTTGCTCTGAAATTGGGTTCTGCTCCTTGTCTGCCCTTCTTCTCTACAGTCGTCCAGGCCCTCCTCCTTAAGGAAGGACTTTTCCAAAGTCCTTGCATCACCCAGTCCATCTGACCAGGCCAGGTTGTTCCTGACCAGCATAGCCGGGCTGGGTTAGACGAGCTGGTGGCACATTCTGTCTGGGACATTGCACAAGTCCTGTTCTTACCATGATATTTTTGTACTTCACCTGCCACATCATAAAATACTATACCTGTCAAAGGTACACCACTGGCACTTGTCCAAGAAGCTGAAGGATGTGACTGACATAAGAAAAGAACTGCATTTTCACATCAGGGATGAGAACAAACCTTCTCATCAAAGTTAACAACCTCCATCTGCATTGCCAGCAAGGATCAACAGGACTGAACGGTATAAAGACAACCTTTGCCAATGCCCTAAATTTTGCAGGtggcttttaatgaaaaaaaaaggaaaaaaaaaaaaaaggtgagaaagaCTATCCTAcgggaggcagggaggaaagagcAACATAGGCTGGCTAGTGCCAAGCTTTCCTGCTTCCCTGGCTCCTAGGAAAGACCCAGCTATGTGAGAGCTGCTCAGTGCTACTACTAGAGCTCTCTCCTGCCACGGAttcacctcctgctgcaggcaagggctttgatttttaatttgggaACCACGCAGTAACGTTCAgcaggtgggaggggtgggatgCTGGTGGTACTCCCAGCCCAGCACTCCTGGCTGCCTCCAGAGCCAGCTCCcccagcaggagagcagcaggggagCCGTGAAAACAAGCTCAGccaagggaaagaaagcaagaaatagcATTCTTATTACAAGGTAAACAGCATTAACTCCGTCTTGG
It includes:
- the CLDN1 gene encoding claudin-1, producing the protein MASGGLQLLGFVLAFLGWIGIIISTAMPQWKMASYAGDNIVTAQALYEGLWMSCAMQSTGQIQCKVYDSLLKLESSLQATRALMVAAILLGLVAVFVAVTGMKCMKCMEDDQVKKMRMAVFGGVIFIIAGLAALVATSWYGNRVARAFYDPFTPVNTRFEFGSALFIGWAAASLAMLGGAFLCCSCPRRETSYPPTRGYPKNAPSTGKDYV